Sequence from the Victivallis lenta genome:
GAAAACTATCCATTCACCAAGCAGAATATGTACCTTCAGGCACTTTGGGACAAAGGTTTTTTCGGAGAATTCCTCTACGGCGAATGTGAATACCTTCATAATTGCCGCGACCTGATCTACGGCAACTGGACTCCGTCCGGCACACTTCCGCGCGTCCCCGGCTGTACCATGCACAACTGGAGATCCTGGCTCAATTTTCATTACTACAACACGCACTCTCTCGGACCGCTGATGAAAATCACCGGATTGCGTCCGATTCGTGTGACTGCCCCGGCCGCCAGCGTTCAATGTCCCGGTTTTCCGAGAAACAGCGGCATGGGTAAAATGTGTCCGTCTTTTGTGGAAATGAGCAACGGTGCGGTCATGCGGAATCTCATGGGGGCAGCAACCAATGATTCCCCATACGGCTGCCGGCTCTGGGGAAGCCGCGCATCTCTGGAAGCAATCGGCGACGGCCTGCGAATCTGTGTAGGCGCCCGCGGCGATGGCCGACGCCTGAAGGTGGATCCGCAATGGGCGGAACTGGGTGAACTTGCCGATGCGGCTGGCCACAACGGTGGCGATTTCTGGGAAATCTACTATTTTGTCAGGGAAATACTCACCGGCGAAAAAGCGCCTTGGGGCATCTACGATGCCGCAGACGTCACCCTTGCCGGTATCTCTGCGGTACGAAGTGAAACAGAAGGAGGAATTCCGGTGGAAGTTCCGGATTTCCGCGATCCGGCAGTTCGTGACCAATACCGCAACGACCATTTTCTTCAGAAACGGCTGTTTGATCCGGCAAACGTCTTTCCGGCAGACTGCGACCACGAGCTCGCCGACACCTTCTGCAAAACGATGCTCGATATCGAGAAATTCAGCGGAATGCTCCGCGATGCATTCGACGGCGCGGTGCTCTGGAAAAACTTAAGCGATGATTACTCCAGGTTGACGGTCTGCAAAGCTGTCAATTCTGCACTGGAG
This genomic interval carries:
- a CDS encoding Gfo/Idh/MocA family protein, translated to MGTVFKTGRRIKLGIWGLCRGVSFGNIAGNLQIDVIAGCDIDAGMREKFRKNYPDVQVFADENEFLSTPGMDAVLIATFFDAHAEHAIKALNAGMHVMCEVTGFFTPADGVRLVEAVERSGKVFNLLENYPFTKQNMYLQALWDKGFFGEFLYGECEYLHNCRDLIYGNWTPSGTLPRVPGCTMHNWRSWLNFHYYNTHSLGPLMKITGLRPIRVTAPAASVQCPGFPRNSGMGKMCPSFVEMSNGAVMRNLMGAATNDSPYGCRLWGSRASLEAIGDGLRICVGARGDGRRLKVDPQWAELGELADAAGHNGGDFWEIYYFVREILTGEKAPWGIYDAADVTLAGISAVRSETEGGIPVEVPDFRDPAVRDQYRNDHFLQKRLFDPANVFPADCDHELADTFCKTMLDIEKFSGMLRDAFDGAVLWKNLSDDYSRLTVCKAVNSALEHLADLFTALEQGKKIMATYPDGDPATALRGIISLAMPECDEPETLVRQKLEAIRTEFSR